A single window of Synechococcus sp. CBW1004 DNA harbors:
- a CDS encoding ATP-binding protein → MATLRCHLLIGPPASGKTTLAHALAPLLTDQGEPPVLILSTDAIRAEVFGDAAVQGPWRDIQTPLQQRLIAAVEKGIPVIVDATHARRAWRLALTQALVLPTPVEWIGWWLFTPLPTCLEWNARRDRPVPVPVIQEMAAALADPHFGPCRAEGFAAICSVVPTHQSELEPVLRAHLQGLEQRIRAAGNRERKLQRHGYSRLLDLERLLYLIRLLITYPDLDGGDPGTTAELQSLLSPMPEGDLAERAAACLARLHGECYGDVSAIRGDLTWLEDNGFCSVSPKQTPIQLAATPPGGDRLGGMRGGVPPMGDAPVFQRAMTLLRHLLQTPFDRQRRSGTSLQQHLIAATGAIPGGYLPGESASLRKDVEKILTPYGFRARHDNVRHGYCLGTAVLSAPRLREVHDVVRQAAERLADPSAQSLLAELDERLDWAGLSREESTPVRRYARHVVTDSALVRPDSLAAPRRVEMIERAIVTRRRVLLRRFDWAGSHAESPSGELRVWPLQLIFHNVGWYLLFEEDHLGREQGLIRSERLDRLSLVGAEGDLHRSDEAHATALARLERLLHCSGGIYFGEDLSQQLAISSATPQRRASALATLRFCCAPWAFAFLREGLRRYPLEHCRFSRPLAGDTWWHHPRAPHVLEPNPADDSHPYPIELDLPVWTLASDVDLRTWLFSFGAGIRIEQPETMRLELIQRCRDSLAVQGVDPGALPQTACGNQGLQGRDRPRSADTDESTPMLRFPNRWRRD, encoded by the coding sequence ATGGCCACCCTGCGCTGTCACCTGCTGATCGGCCCGCCTGCCAGCGGCAAGACCACCCTCGCCCATGCCCTGGCACCGCTGCTGACGGACCAGGGTGAACCGCCGGTTCTGATCCTCTCCACCGATGCGATCCGCGCCGAGGTGTTCGGCGATGCCGCCGTGCAGGGTCCCTGGCGAGACATCCAGACGCCGCTCCAGCAACGCCTGATCGCGGCGGTGGAGAAGGGGATTCCGGTGATCGTCGATGCCACCCATGCCCGCAGGGCCTGGCGCCTGGCCCTGACCCAGGCCCTGGTGCTGCCCACTCCGGTGGAGTGGATCGGCTGGTGGCTGTTCACGCCCCTGCCGACCTGCCTGGAATGGAATGCCCGCCGCGATCGACCGGTCCCGGTGCCGGTGATTCAGGAGATGGCCGCGGCTCTGGCCGATCCCCACTTCGGCCCCTGCCGGGCGGAGGGGTTCGCGGCGATCTGCAGCGTCGTGCCCACGCACCAGAGTGAGCTGGAGCCGGTGCTGCGAGCACACCTGCAGGGTCTGGAGCAGCGCATCCGGGCGGCGGGCAACCGCGAACGCAAGCTGCAGCGACACGGCTACTCGCGTCTGCTGGACCTGGAGCGGCTGCTGTATCTGATCCGGCTGCTCATCACCTACCCCGATCTCGATGGAGGCGATCCCGGCACAACCGCCGAACTGCAGAGCCTGCTCTCGCCCATGCCCGAAGGGGATCTGGCCGAGCGGGCGGCCGCCTGTCTGGCGCGCCTCCACGGCGAGTGCTACGGCGATGTGAGCGCCATCCGCGGCGATCTGACCTGGCTGGAGGACAACGGCTTCTGCAGCGTCAGCCCGAAGCAGACGCCGATTCAGCTGGCAGCAACGCCTCCGGGCGGCGACAGGCTCGGCGGCATGCGTGGCGGGGTGCCTCCGATGGGGGACGCACCGGTGTTCCAGCGGGCGATGACCCTACTGCGCCATCTGCTGCAGACCCCCTTCGATCGTCAGCGCCGGAGCGGCACCAGCCTGCAGCAGCACCTGATCGCCGCCACCGGCGCCATCCCCGGCGGCTACCTGCCGGGGGAGAGCGCCAGCCTGCGCAAGGACGTCGAGAAGATCCTCACCCCCTACGGCTTCCGCGCTCGCCATGACAATGTGCGCCACGGGTACTGCCTAGGAACGGCGGTCCTGTCCGCGCCCCGCCTGCGCGAGGTCCACGATGTGGTGCGTCAGGCCGCCGAACGACTGGCCGATCCCTCCGCCCAGAGCCTGCTGGCCGAACTGGATGAACGGCTCGACTGGGCTGGGCTGAGCCGGGAGGAGAGCACGCCGGTGCGCCGCTATGCCCGCCATGTGGTGACGGACAGCGCCCTGGTGCGCCCCGATTCCCTGGCGGCACCACGCCGCGTCGAGATGATCGAGCGGGCGATCGTGACACGCCGTCGCGTGCTGCTGCGCCGCTTCGACTGGGCCGGCAGCCATGCCGAGAGCCCCAGCGGCGAGCTGCGGGTGTGGCCCCTGCAGCTGATCTTCCACAACGTCGGCTGGTACCTGCTGTTCGAGGAGGATCACCTCGGCCGCGAGCAGGGCCTCATCCGCAGCGAGCGGCTCGACCGGCTGTCCCTCGTCGGGGCCGAGGGGGATCTGCATCGGAGCGACGAGGCCCATGCCACGGCACTGGCTCGCCTGGAGCGACTGCTGCACTGCAGCGGCGGCATCTATTTCGGCGAAGACCTCTCGCAGCAGCTCGCGATCAGCAGCGCCACACCCCAGCGCCGCGCCAGCGCCCTGGCGACCCTGCGCTTCTGCTGCGCACCTTGGGCCTTCGCCTTCCTGCGCGAAGGACTGCGGCGGTATCCGCTCGAACACTGCCGCTTCTCCAGGCCCCTTGCAGGGGACACCTGGTGGCATCACCCACGGGCGCCCCATGTGCTGGAGCCGAATCCGGCTGACGACAGCCACCCCTATCCGATCGAGCTGGATCTGCCGGTCTGGACCCTGGCGAGCGACGTCGATCTGCGCACCTGGTTGTTCTCCTTCGGCGCCGGGATCCGGATCGAGCAGCCGGAGACGATGCGCCTGGAACTGATTCAACGCTGCCGCGACAGCCTCGCCGTGCAGGGAGTGGACCCTGGGGCGCTCCCTCAGACCGCTTGTGGGAACCAAGGCCTGCAGGGCCGGGATCGGCCGCGCTCCGCCGACACGGACGAGAGCACGCCGATGCTGCGGTTCCCGAACCGCTGGCGACGGGATTAG